In Streptomyces nodosus, one DNA window encodes the following:
- a CDS encoding glycosyltransferase family 2 protein, protein MTETFPPSPAPVDVVLPCLDEAEALPWVLERIPSGWRAIVVDNGSTDGSADIARSLGAHVLHEPRRGFGAACHAGLTAATADVVCFCDCDASLDPARLPAIAGLVLDGSADLVLGRRRPVTRHAWPLHARLANLELARLIHRRTGLRLHDLGPMRAARRRPLLALNLTDRRSGYPLQMLVRAADAGWQVMETDVPYRPRTGRSKVTGTWRGTWQAVRDMRAVLAERPAAGKVHAETPRGAGR, encoded by the coding sequence GTGACCGAGACATTCCCTCCTTCGCCTGCTCCTGTGGACGTGGTGCTGCCCTGCCTCGACGAGGCCGAGGCCCTGCCATGGGTACTGGAACGCATCCCCTCAGGCTGGCGCGCGATCGTGGTCGACAACGGTTCCACCGACGGCTCGGCGGACATCGCCCGCTCCCTCGGGGCGCATGTTCTCCACGAACCACGACGTGGCTTCGGAGCCGCCTGCCACGCGGGCCTGACCGCCGCCACGGCCGACGTCGTCTGCTTCTGCGACTGTGACGCGTCCCTCGACCCGGCGCGTCTGCCCGCCATTGCCGGGCTTGTCCTCGACGGCTCTGCCGACCTCGTGCTGGGGCGCCGCAGACCCGTCACACGTCATGCCTGGCCGTTGCACGCTCGCCTGGCCAACCTGGAGCTGGCCCGTCTGATCCACCGGCGGACCGGGCTGCGGCTGCACGACCTGGGCCCGATGCGCGCGGCGCGCCGCAGGCCGCTGCTCGCCCTGAACTTGACCGACCGGCGCTCCGGCTACCCGCTGCAGATGCTGGTTCGCGCCGCCGACGCAGGCTGGCAGGTGATGGAGACGGACGTGCCCTACCGTCCGCGCACCGGCCGGTCCAAGGTCACCGGCACCTGGCGCGGCACCTGGCAGGCGGTACGGGACATGCGTGCTGTCCTCGCCGAACGTCCTGCCGCGGGCAAGGTCCACGCGGAAACCCCCAGGGGGGCCGGACGATGA
- a CDS encoding PP2C family protein-serine/threonine phosphatase — MITSVNLATPGHPYAGPLLIVAPVLAAVTLGPWLTTLTGVLAWADQMIFAVLLGDLHSAQRITQIFAVVAAAAFAALLSGTRERKARELTRVRQVSEIAQNLVLRPLPPRMGPLRVAAVYLASEREMKIGGDLYAAARTAHGTRLLIGDVRGKGLTAVSDAALLLSAFRGAAHRQTSLAEFTTYLDASVCWNLAEPGEKDLAQECFVTAMLIDIPDHSPTVQIVHCGHPPPLRLRPGQATALCAHQAGPPLGLQLDIPGHCVDTFDFGQGDLLLLYTDGVTEARNPRGDFYPLTERAATWSGKRPEELLEHLRTDLLAHAGGQLDDDAAMIAIERPVGRIRHNATALPHKHRSETASQRQRLDVLRGSRPLAAAVLGPQGHHLVRRSWSALGLRTVQSVDRDPRRPGQ, encoded by the coding sequence GTGATCACCAGCGTCAACCTGGCCACTCCCGGCCACCCGTACGCCGGACCGCTCCTGATCGTCGCGCCGGTGCTGGCCGCGGTGACCCTGGGGCCATGGCTGACCACACTGACCGGAGTGCTGGCCTGGGCGGACCAGATGATCTTTGCCGTCCTTCTCGGAGACCTCCACTCGGCGCAGCGCATCACGCAGATCTTCGCCGTCGTGGCGGCCGCTGCCTTCGCCGCGCTCCTGTCCGGGACACGGGAACGGAAGGCACGGGAGCTGACCCGGGTGCGCCAGGTGTCCGAGATCGCCCAGAATCTGGTCCTGCGCCCGCTCCCCCCACGGATGGGGCCCCTGCGGGTGGCCGCGGTGTACCTGGCGTCAGAGCGCGAGATGAAGATCGGCGGCGACCTGTACGCGGCCGCCCGCACCGCCCACGGCACCCGTCTGCTCATCGGGGACGTCCGCGGCAAGGGCTTGACCGCCGTGAGCGATGCCGCGCTGCTGCTGAGCGCCTTCCGAGGGGCCGCACACCGGCAGACGAGCCTGGCGGAATTCACCACCTACCTGGACGCGAGCGTGTGCTGGAACCTGGCGGAGCCCGGTGAGAAAGATCTGGCACAGGAATGCTTCGTCACCGCGATGCTCATCGACATCCCCGACCACTCACCCACGGTCCAGATCGTCCACTGCGGTCACCCCCCGCCGCTGCGGCTACGCCCGGGACAGGCCACCGCGCTGTGCGCCCACCAGGCCGGCCCCCCTCTCGGCCTGCAGCTGGACATACCCGGTCACTGTGTCGACACATTCGATTTCGGACAGGGCGACCTGCTCCTGCTGTACACCGACGGCGTGACCGAAGCCCGCAACCCCCGCGGCGACTTCTATCCCCTCACTGAACGCGCCGCCACCTGGAGCGGGAAGCGCCCCGAGGAACTCCTGGAGCACTTGCGCACCGACCTGCTGGCACATGCGGGAGGCCAGTTGGATGACGATGCCGCCATGATCGCCATCGAACGCCCGGTAGGAAGGATTCGGCACAACGCCACGGCGCTTCCACACAAGCACCGGAGCGAAACTGCCTCACAGCGCCAGCGGCTCGACGTTCTCCGAGGCAGCCGTCCACTCGCAGCCGCCGTTCTCGGGCCGCAGGGACACCACCTGGTCAGGCGATCGTGGTCTGCCCTTGGACTCCGGACGGTCCAGTCCGTGGACCGGGATCCACGCCGGCCCGGCCAGTGA
- a CDS encoding YbhB/YbcL family Raf kinase inhibitor-like protein — MTRRSLAPGAIATAALLTTAACSSTSGHTQATSAPSTASSRTTAVPTGPFTLGRGQGFDASGAFLPLMTCDSPHDYSPGLRFENIPVGTAELALSMVDLENQKIHWLQIGLPATASGIQGHTLTPGARELLNDFGEATYDGPCPPAGHTHRYQLTLYALRNPLPASFGRNTTPSRTLKELRSQADATAVLVTRYTRH, encoded by the coding sequence ATGACGCGTCGATCCCTTGCTCCAGGCGCGATCGCCACAGCCGCGCTGCTGACGACCGCCGCGTGCTCGTCAACCTCCGGGCACACCCAGGCGACGTCGGCTCCGTCCACCGCGTCCTCCCGGACGACAGCGGTACCCACGGGGCCCTTCACCCTCGGCCGGGGCCAGGGTTTCGACGCGTCGGGCGCGTTCCTCCCCCTGATGACCTGTGACAGCCCCCACGACTATTCCCCTGGGCTCAGGTTCGAAAATATCCCCGTCGGCACCGCCGAACTCGCCCTGTCCATGGTCGACCTGGAGAACCAGAAGATCCACTGGCTGCAAATCGGCCTTCCCGCGACGGCATCCGGAATCCAGGGGCACACCCTGACGCCCGGTGCCCGTGAACTCCTGAACGACTTCGGCGAAGCAACGTACGACGGCCCCTGCCCGCCCGCCGGTCACACGCACCGGTACCAGTTGACGCTGTACGCGCTACGCAACCCCCTGCCGGCGTCCTTCGGCCGGAACACCACGCCGAGCCGGACCCTCAAAGAACTACGGAGTCAGGCGGACGCCACTGCGGTGCTGGTCACCCGCTACACACGGCACTGA
- a CDS encoding methyltransferase domain-containing protein, producing MTTDEDDSPCAGGDPYALALRTGRGPVYLRMADGRRIRMPVHCWYAQPTLADESVLARCVSPVLDVGSGPGRLCRALLGRGVFALGVDVAPRAVAHTIALGGIALCRSVFDRLPAEGGWQTVLLIDGNIGIGGNPRTLLGRCIQLTAPTGLLLVEVDPADVEERCTARFEDIHGHEGPPFPWARLGAPALHRLAESLALSVIDQWRHGHRRFLALGRQDSIPGT from the coding sequence GTGACGACCGACGAGGACGACTCGCCCTGCGCCGGGGGAGACCCCTATGCGCTCGCCCTGAGGACCGGCCGCGGACCGGTGTACCTGCGGATGGCGGACGGGCGCAGGATCCGGATGCCGGTGCACTGCTGGTATGCGCAACCCACCCTGGCCGACGAATCCGTACTGGCACGCTGTGTGAGCCCCGTTCTCGACGTCGGTAGCGGACCAGGCCGGCTGTGCAGAGCGCTCCTGGGCCGCGGAGTCTTCGCGCTCGGCGTCGACGTGGCTCCCCGCGCGGTGGCCCACACCATCGCACTCGGCGGAATCGCACTGTGCCGATCGGTCTTCGACCGGCTACCGGCCGAGGGGGGCTGGCAGACCGTCCTGCTCATCGACGGCAACATCGGCATCGGCGGCAACCCGCGTACCCTGCTGGGCCGCTGTATCCAGCTCACCGCTCCGACGGGGCTTCTCCTCGTCGAGGTCGACCCCGCCGATGTCGAGGAGCGCTGCACCGCCCGCTTCGAAGACATCCATGGCCACGAGGGTCCGCCGTTTCCCTGGGCACGTCTGGGAGCACCGGCGCTCCACAGACTCGCCGAGAGCCTTGCCCTCAGCGTCATCGACCAGTGGAGACACGGCCACCGACGCTTCCTCGCCCTCGGCCGCCAGGATTCGATTCCCGGGACGTAG
- a CDS encoding molybdopterin-dependent oxidoreductase yields MFGLALLIGIPLLFVTGMLSYASYNPGLNPINDQTPDKGLLGFYLFAWPTRPYWLYRLTQGVHVTLGVVLVPVLLAKLWSVIPKLFEWLPVRSVAHGLERLSLLMLVGGVIFEFVTGIINIQLFYVFPGSFYTLHFYGAWVFIAAFLVHVCLRLGRMTRALRSRSLAAELRTDLAHTRPEPPDPDGLVPTAPAPPTMTRRGALALVGGGSLLLLVVTAGQSIGGRLRSTALLAPHNRTPGSGPNAFQINKTAASVGVTPAHVGPDWRLEIHGPGGTLVFTRAQLLAMPQHGAALPIACVEGWSTTNQQWSGLRLADLAALARLPDAGSVLVRSVQPHGPYSSVVLRGNQIHDPRSLLALHVNGADLSLDHGYPARVIVPANPGVNNTKWVHRLTFRT; encoded by the coding sequence GTGTTCGGCCTGGCGCTGCTGATCGGCATCCCGCTGCTCTTCGTCACCGGGATGCTCTCCTACGCCTCCTACAACCCGGGACTGAACCCCATCAACGACCAGACCCCGGACAAGGGCCTGTTGGGCTTCTACCTCTTCGCCTGGCCCACCCGTCCTTACTGGCTGTACCGGCTGACCCAGGGCGTGCACGTGACGCTCGGCGTGGTCCTCGTGCCCGTGCTGCTGGCCAAGTTGTGGTCAGTGATCCCGAAGCTGTTCGAGTGGCTGCCGGTCCGCTCCGTCGCCCACGGACTGGAGCGGTTGTCCCTGCTCATGCTGGTCGGCGGGGTGATCTTCGAATTCGTCACCGGCATCATCAACATCCAGCTCTTCTACGTCTTCCCGGGCTCCTTCTACACCCTGCACTTCTACGGCGCCTGGGTGTTCATCGCCGCCTTCCTCGTCCATGTGTGCCTCAGACTCGGCCGGATGACCCGCGCCCTGCGCTCCCGCAGCCTGGCCGCGGAACTGCGTACCGACCTCGCTCACACCCGGCCCGAGCCGCCCGACCCCGACGGCCTGGTCCCGACCGCTCCCGCGCCGCCGACGATGACCCGGCGCGGCGCGCTCGCCCTGGTGGGGGGTGGATCGCTGCTCCTCCTGGTGGTCACCGCGGGACAGAGCATCGGCGGCCGGCTGCGGAGCACCGCCCTCCTTGCTCCGCACAACCGAACTCCGGGCAGCGGTCCGAACGCCTTCCAGATCAACAAGACGGCCGCTTCCGTCGGCGTCACCCCCGCGCACGTCGGCCCCGACTGGCGGCTGGAGATCCATGGCCCCGGTGGGACGCTCGTCTTCACCCGCGCGCAGCTCCTCGCGATGCCCCAGCATGGCGCCGCACTGCCGATCGCCTGCGTGGAAGGGTGGTCCACCACCAACCAGCAATGGAGCGGCCTTCGGCTGGCCGACCTCGCCGCCCTTGCGCGCCTCCCCGACGCCGGAAGCGTCCTGGTGCGATCCGTCCAGCCGCACGGCCCTTACAGCTCGGTGGTCCTGCGGGGCAACCAGATCCACGACCCTCGATCGCTGCTCGCCCTGCACGTCAACGGCGCGGACCTCTCCCTCGACCACGGCTACCCGGCCCGCGTCATCGTCCCGGCCAACCCCGGCGTGAACAACACCAAGTGGGTGCACCGGCTCACCTTCAGGACGTGA
- a CDS encoding GtrA family protein — protein MRRLSPRRSASTRPGRAVLTREVFWFVVIGVASTVAQALLYWVLRHWSPPVLANFVSLLVVTVLNTEANRRLTFRGSVVRVLQAHLAAGGLFVLAYLVTSGAVLLFRHYRPTASPAAETLVLVPSFALVTVVRFTVLRMVVFRHRHR, from the coding sequence GTGCGACGCCTGAGCCCACGGCGCAGCGCCTCCACCCGGCCCGGCCGCGCCGTGCTGACCAGGGAAGTGTTCTGGTTCGTCGTGATCGGCGTCGCCTCCACGGTGGCCCAGGCCCTGCTGTACTGGGTTCTGCGCCACTGGTCGCCGCCCGTCCTGGCCAACTTCGTCTCTCTGCTCGTCGTCACCGTCCTCAACACGGAGGCCAACCGGCGGCTGACCTTTCGCGGGTCCGTGGTCCGGGTCCTCCAGGCGCATCTGGCCGCGGGTGGCCTGTTCGTCCTGGCGTACCTGGTCACCTCGGGCGCTGTCCTGCTCTTCCGTCACTACCGGCCCACCGCCTCACCAGCGGCGGAGACCCTGGTGCTCGTACCGAGCTTCGCTCTGGTGACCGTGGTGCGCTTCACCGTCCTGCGGATGGTCGTCTTCAGACACCGTCACCGATGA
- a CDS encoding glycosyltransferase 87 family protein: MGVRTLCATTLLAALTAVVALTVRTGGDLGRPDALLCWYAAAWVLFAGAAWTVRRVPVRTAVVLILVGGTALCVAALSAPPRTSDDMYRYAWDGRVQAAGVSPYAYPPDATQLARLRDPWLFPAGTACREWDLHTGAGVCTRINRPSERTIYPPVAEGWFLLVHAVSPAGGRHKPLQIAGAVLAVATTVALLLVQRRRSGDARRVALWAWCPAVPFAAVNDAHVDTLGALLTVAALGTAAGARRGALLGAAIAVKLLPVLALPGALSGVLAPGRGPRARLREAASVLLAAVGVVALTYLPYLLASGSAVVGYLPGYLREEGYEPGAVGRFALLRLVLPDAWAGPAAAALVALSAWYVLRRGDPKRPWHGSLLVTGTALLVISPAYFWYALLVVALVAMGGRWEWLAVAAAGTALYVADALHWHGVQAAAYGPAAAAVLAGALLRARARAGKDRRRDGA; encoded by the coding sequence GTGGGAGTACGCACGCTCTGCGCCACGACGCTCCTCGCCGCCCTTACGGCCGTCGTGGCCTTGACCGTCCGCACCGGCGGTGACCTCGGCCGTCCGGATGCGCTGCTGTGCTGGTATGCCGCTGCCTGGGTGCTGTTCGCCGGCGCGGCATGGACCGTGCGCCGCGTGCCGGTGCGTACCGCCGTGGTGCTGATCCTTGTCGGCGGGACTGCCCTGTGTGTGGCGGCGCTGTCGGCTCCGCCGCGCACCAGCGACGACATGTACCGCTACGCGTGGGACGGCCGCGTACAGGCCGCGGGAGTCTCCCCGTACGCCTACCCGCCGGACGCGACGCAACTTGCCCGGTTGCGCGATCCCTGGCTCTTCCCCGCCGGGACCGCGTGCCGTGAGTGGGACCTCCACACAGGGGCGGGCGTGTGTACGCGCATCAACAGGCCGTCCGAACGCACGATCTATCCGCCCGTGGCCGAGGGATGGTTCCTGCTGGTGCACGCCGTCTCCCCGGCAGGCGGGCGGCACAAGCCACTGCAGATCGCCGGTGCGGTGCTCGCCGTCGCCACGACGGTGGCGCTGCTGCTGGTGCAGCGGCGCAGGTCCGGTGATGCGCGGCGGGTGGCACTGTGGGCGTGGTGCCCGGCGGTGCCGTTCGCCGCGGTCAATGACGCACATGTGGACACGCTCGGAGCGCTGCTCACGGTGGCCGCGCTCGGCACGGCCGCAGGAGCGCGCCGCGGAGCGCTCCTCGGGGCGGCGATCGCCGTCAAACTGCTGCCCGTGCTCGCCCTTCCGGGCGCGCTTTCCGGGGTGCTGGCCCCCGGACGTGGCCCGCGCGCCCGGCTGCGGGAAGCGGCGAGTGTGCTGCTCGCAGCCGTCGGTGTGGTGGCGCTCACCTATCTTCCCTACCTGCTGGCGTCCGGTTCCGCGGTGGTGGGTTACCTCCCCGGCTATCTGCGGGAGGAGGGGTACGAGCCGGGTGCCGTCGGCCGGTTCGCGCTGCTGCGGCTGGTGCTGCCGGACGCGTGGGCCGGTCCGGCCGCCGCCGCGCTGGTCGCGCTCAGCGCCTGGTACGTCCTGCGGCGAGGCGATCCGAAGCGGCCGTGGCATGGATCGTTGCTGGTCACGGGTACGGCCCTGTTGGTCATCTCGCCCGCGTACTTCTGGTACGCACTGCTCGTCGTGGCCCTGGTGGCCATGGGTGGCCGATGGGAGTGGCTCGCCGTCGCCGCCGCTGGCACCGCGCTGTATGTCGCGGACGCACTGCACTGGCATGGCGTCCAGGCCGCCGCATACGGGCCGGCCGCCGCGGCGGTGCTCGCCGGCGCACTCCTCCGGGCGCGGGCCCGTGCCGGCAAGGACCGGCGACGGGACGGTGCGTGA
- a CDS encoding TerD family protein, which translates to MGAVGSGLEKAEVRLKWDPSPLGESPRHLDIVAATYSVDDPFGRSVYVVHYDSRSPDGTINMNRHSQTGMGFGFVEVMSLEFGRLSAAYSRVVVGVIIHQEPDPRTFGDMSNAGVVVVEGYQELLTDDFSGVAAARATTVAEFTRSDSGAWEMRKMICGSDSDPAVFMSEMGTIRPRT; encoded by the coding sequence GTGGGGGCTGTCGGCAGTGGGCTGGAAAAGGCCGAAGTACGGCTGAAATGGGACCCGAGTCCACTGGGGGAGTCGCCGCGTCACCTCGACATCGTTGCCGCGACTTATTCCGTGGACGATCCGTTCGGCAGGTCGGTGTACGTCGTGCACTACGACAGTCGCTCGCCGGATGGCACGATCAACATGAACCGGCACAGCCAGACCGGCATGGGTTTCGGGTTCGTCGAGGTGATGTCCCTTGAGTTCGGCCGTCTGTCCGCCGCCTACTCACGGGTGGTGGTCGGCGTGATCATCCACCAGGAGCCGGATCCCCGCACCTTTGGTGACATGTCCAACGCCGGCGTGGTGGTCGTCGAGGGCTACCAGGAACTGCTCACCGATGACTTCTCGGGCGTGGCAGCAGCGCGAGCGACAACGGTCGCGGAGTTCACCAGGAGCGACTCCGGCGCGTGGGAAATGCGCAAGATGATCTGCGGGTCCGACAGCGATCCCGCGGTATTCATGTCTGAGATGGGCACCATCCGCCCCCGCACCTGA
- a CDS encoding helix-turn-helix domain-containing protein: MPTTPTDDQLVHDTEAVLGSVGPHLRDARQARQMTLSDVAERTGISISTLSRLESGRRRPNLDLLLPLAHVYRVALDDLIGAPPTGDPRVHVKPIRNNGTTFVPLTRGRAPVEAFKMVLPPLRIAPKPSLRTHGGYEWLYVLTGAIDLTLGTTTTRVHASEAVEFDTRIPHALTSADHDAAAEVLALFSASGEQLHVRQC, from the coding sequence ATGCCCACCACACCGACCGACGACCAGCTCGTTCACGACACAGAGGCCGTGCTCGGCTCGGTCGGGCCCCATCTGCGCGACGCCCGCCAAGCCCGCCAAATGACGCTCTCGGACGTCGCCGAACGCACCGGCATCTCCATCAGCACCCTCTCCCGCCTGGAGAGCGGCAGGCGCCGCCCCAACCTGGACCTGCTGTTGCCACTGGCCCACGTCTACCGGGTCGCCCTGGACGACCTGATCGGTGCCCCGCCCACCGGTGACCCCCGCGTCCACGTCAAGCCGATCCGCAACAACGGCACCACCTTCGTCCCTCTCACCCGCGGCAGAGCTCCCGTGGAGGCCTTCAAGATGGTGCTCCCGCCCCTGCGGATCGCCCCGAAGCCCTCGCTGCGCACGCATGGCGGTTACGAATGGCTGTACGTCCTGACCGGCGCCATCGACCTCACCCTCGGCACCACGACCACCCGCGTGCACGCCAGCGAAGCCGTCGAATTCGACACCCGCATACCCCACGCCCTGACCAGCGCCGACCACGACGCGGCAGCCGAAGTCCTGGCCCTGTTCTCCGCCAGCGGCGAACAACTCCACGTCCGCCAGTGCTGA
- a CDS encoding class I SAM-dependent methyltransferase has product MTTPDSIEPARFWEDRYRKCGRIWSGQPNELLVREAGDLAPGSALELGCSEGADALWLASRGWQVTAVDISTTALRRAAAQAIELGLSGQVTFQHHDLGQTFPGGSFDLVAAQYLQSPVALDQTAILRLAARAVAPGGTLIIVMHAGWPTWSTAAQQPADVVFLTLEGLLTTLALPPTWKVDTLASVQRSAPSSEGRPGTRTDHVWRLTRTT; this is encoded by the coding sequence ATGACCACACCCGACAGCATCGAGCCGGCCCGGTTCTGGGAGGACCGCTACCGCAAGTGCGGACGCATCTGGAGCGGTCAGCCGAACGAGCTGCTGGTCCGCGAAGCGGGCGATCTGGCACCGGGAAGTGCACTCGAGCTGGGCTGCAGCGAGGGCGCGGACGCCTTGTGGCTGGCGTCCCGGGGCTGGCAGGTGACCGCTGTCGACATCTCCACCACAGCCTTGCGACGGGCCGCCGCCCAGGCGATCGAGCTGGGCCTATCCGGGCAGGTCACCTTTCAGCACCACGACCTCGGACAGACGTTTCCCGGCGGCAGCTTCGACCTCGTCGCCGCGCAGTACCTTCAGTCACCAGTCGCTTTGGATCAGACGGCCATCCTGCGGCTGGCGGCCCGTGCCGTCGCACCGGGCGGCACATTGATCATCGTCATGCATGCCGGATGGCCGACCTGGAGCACCGCCGCGCAGCAGCCCGCCGATGTCGTCTTTCTCACCCTTGAGGGCCTGCTGACCACCCTTGCCCTGCCTCCCACCTGGAAGGTGGACACCCTCGCCAGCGTCCAGCGGTCCGCCCCCTCATCCGAGGGGCGCCCCGGCACGCGCACCGACCATGTGTGGCGCCTGACCCGCACCACCTGA
- a CDS encoding transposase domain-containing protein: MGQLTQIAPFDMVDEALAKTGATQQRLRKLPAGVWSTCCRPSPCSRSAATRLFGAGPDCRESAADEFIDPAATG; the protein is encoded by the coding sequence CTGGGACAACTCACCCAGATCGCCCCGTTCGACATGGTCGATGAGGCTCTTGCCAAGACCGGTGCGACCCAGCAGCGGCTGCGGAAGCTTCCCGCCGGGGTGTGGTCCACCTGCTGCCGGCCGTCGCCTTGTTCGAGGAGTGCGGCTACCAGACTGTTTGGCGCAGGGCCTGATTGCCGGGAGAGCGCGGCAGATGAGTTCATCGACCCGGCTGCAACCGGGTGA
- a CDS encoding NAD(P)/FAD-dependent oxidoreductase, whose translation MDTNELKSTEGRTWDVVVVGGGVAGLSAALLLTRVRRSVLVIDAGEPRNAPAARVGAHNILGREGISPLELLRTGREEVASYGGEVVNGRVERVERGDSTFTVTTQDGQRACARRVLVTTGLIDELPDIPGLAERWGHDVIHCVYCHGWEARETKVGVLGNFHQALLFRQMTDQVTLFAHHAQAELTDEQWEQLAALGIEVIHGAVTALETDTEQDKLTGARLASGTVIPLDTLVVAPAFSARGGFLEDLGLTLNPHPAVPGVQVAVDPSGFTGVQGVWAAGNVSDVLAAVPQSAGAGNTAGGAINMDLILEDARRATEAREAASATPFDGTMEAEVSRRVLGTRAHGLEGLA comes from the coding sequence ATGGACACCAATGAGCTGAAGAGCACCGAAGGCCGTACCTGGGACGTCGTCGTGGTCGGCGGGGGCGTCGCCGGCCTGTCCGCCGCCCTGCTGCTGACTCGCGTACGGCGCTCCGTCCTCGTCATCGACGCAGGCGAACCCCGCAACGCCCCCGCCGCGCGAGTCGGCGCCCACAACATCCTGGGCCGCGAAGGCATCTCCCCCCTGGAGCTCCTTCGCACAGGCCGTGAGGAAGTCGCCTCCTACGGCGGAGAAGTCGTCAACGGCCGAGTCGAGCGCGTCGAGCGAGGCGACAGCACGTTCACCGTCACCACCCAGGACGGACAGCGCGCCTGTGCCCGGCGCGTCCTGGTGACCACTGGCCTGATCGACGAACTGCCCGACATCCCCGGCCTGGCCGAGAGGTGGGGCCACGACGTGATCCACTGCGTGTACTGCCACGGCTGGGAAGCCCGCGAAACCAAGGTCGGCGTCCTGGGTAACTTCCATCAAGCTCTGTTGTTCCGTCAGATGACCGACCAGGTCACCCTCTTCGCCCACCACGCACAGGCAGAGCTCACCGACGAACAGTGGGAACAGCTCGCCGCCCTCGGCATCGAAGTAATCCACGGCGCCGTCACCGCCCTCGAGACCGACACCGAACAAGACAAGCTGACCGGGGCCCGCCTGGCCTCCGGCACCGTCATCCCCCTCGACACCCTTGTCGTCGCGCCGGCCTTCTCCGCCCGTGGCGGCTTCCTCGAAGACCTCGGCCTCACACTCAACCCCCACCCCGCCGTCCCCGGCGTCCAGGTCGCCGTCGACCCCTCCGGATTCACCGGCGTCCAGGGCGTGTGGGCCGCCGGGAACGTCAGCGACGTCCTCGCTGCCGTGCCCCAGTCCGCCGGCGCCGGAAACACCGCAGGTGGCGCCATCAATATGGACCTCATCCTCGAAGACGCCCGACGTGCCACCGAGGCCCGCGAAGCAGCATCGGCAACGCCGTTCGACGGCACGATGGAAGCAGAAGTGTCGCGACGCGTTCTGGGGACCCGCGCCCACGGTCTGGAAGGCCTCGCATAG
- a CDS encoding transposase domain-containing protein — MPPRSPRKRLEPQFGDRIRLGVLTEEITPEVVDEVLELTGRAERRRRLLPARAVVYFLCQDAYVRGVKVLGILHDLRESLETVAGQIACVISGTSQRVPYLTVQSGKPATESLDCCLSRSQALRLWYDGSFWDALQREERIGGRNPPLHRGCSMHRIPRAHPCPRIPRHSLRHKVTRPAQSAHVNPRPVAVWPEPKEQP; from the coding sequence GTGCCACCTCGAAGCCCCCGAAAGCGGTTGGAGCCGCAGTTCGGCGACCGAATCCGACTCGGCGTACTCACCGAGGAGATCACACCTGAAGTAGTCGACGAAGTACTGGAGTTGACCGGAAGAGCCGAGCGCCGCCGCAGGCTTCTCCCGGCTCGCGCGGTGGTCTATTTCCTTTGTCAGGATGCGTACGTCCGTGGCGTCAAGGTCCTCGGCATTCTGCACGATCTCCGAGAGTCCCTGGAGACGGTCGCTGGACAGATTGCCTGCGTGATCTCGGGTACGTCTCAGCGCGTGCCGTACTTGACCGTCCAGTCCGGCAAACCGGCTACCGAGTCGCTCGACTGCTGCCTCAGTCGCAGCCAAGCCCTCCGGCTCTGGTACGACGGCTCCTTCTGGGATGCCCTCCAGAGAGAAGAGCGCATCGGCGGACGCAATCCCCCGCTCCACCGCGGCTGTTCGATGCACCGCATCCCCCGTGCTCATCCCTGCCCCCGCATACCTCGGCACTCCCTACGACACAAGGTAACGAGGCCAGCGCAATCAGCACACGTCAACCCGAGACCTGTCGCCGTATGGCCCGAGCCCAAAGAACAGCCCTAA